The genomic DNA tatattatctttacAGATCCTTTATCATTGAATCGAAGAAGGGTTAGTAAATACAtccttggaaaaaaaaaaagagaatccACAGCCAAAAATCAATGACGAGCAAAGTAGTTGCTAATGGAAGTGATACCTTTGCCTTCTGAGGCATCAATCCTGTCCTGCATTTACCCTTCGTGATGCAGAAAGTACTTGGAATTTCAAACTAGTTTATTCTTGTACACAAGACTTCCTGCAAGAACAAATACTGAGAGTACTTGGAATATCCCACTATATTTCTCAGATTCCTCAACTTGTAcctatattttttcaaaaaaagatgtTGAACAAACTTTAAAATTACAGAATTGAACTCTGGCTCCGGTTGAATCTCAATGACAAAACCCTTCCACCACCGGAAAACGATCTTTTCATAGCAAGAGGCCTTATATGCAGAGATTGCTCTATTGAAGAATGGCTGCTCATCAGTCTGTGCATGCCGGAGCGTCTACCATCTTGCTTGGCTACGTTATCCAAAAAATGCAACTTTTCAGCATCCTCAATTCGATTAGTCGAGCTCCCTTCAGAATCTCCAGGACAAAAATCATGATCCCCGCCGCCGCCACCCTCTTTTGATGTTCTTTCACCATCGACCTCTGCTAACTCACCTTCATCCCCTGTTCCAGCCCTGTTTTCAGCCGTCTCACGATTTCTTACCTGATAATCACGCAAATCGCTTTCATTCCCAGAATTGGCCATGTGGGTCTCCTCGATTCCGTTCAAATTGTTAGGATTCTGATCGATTGAACCCAATGGATGCCTAACAATGTCCAGATTGACCGTGTCGGTCAAAATATTTGCACGGCAGAGAGGGCAGTTTGTGTGAGACCTCAACCAGGTATCAATGCAAGGTATATGAAATGCGTGGCTGCATTTGGGCAAGAGCCGAAGCGTCTCGTTTTCTTGAAATTCGTTCAAACAAACGGAACACTCCGTCCCTTCGATTAACCCTTCATTCTTCTTGTATTTACAGACCGCAATCGAGCTTATTACAGACTGCTGCAAGCCGACGGTGGTGATGAACCAGATGGGGTGATCGACCTGAGTCTCATCAAGAAACTCTTGATCCGTGCCGTCGGATTGGGAGGGTACAGCGGTCCCGTCGTTTCTCCGGCGGCTGCACCAGCTCGGACAAGACCTTGCTATGACAACGTAGTAGCAAACAAGAACAAGAAAGCCGGCCAAGAAGGAAAAGGAGATGATGAGGTAGGGGGAGATGTGATGGATTGGGTTTGAGTGAGCAGCGCCTGAGAGGGATGGCGGCGGAGGTGGCGGCGGCGGGAAGAAGTAGTAGTCTGGGAAAGGTTCGCAGTTATAAGGCTCGCAGTCTACGGTTTGGTTCGTTGCGGTTAGTGCAGGGAAGAGTTTTCTTTGCTTCCTCGCCATTAAAGAAACCAGAAGAGCATcaagaaacagaagaaaaaaaaaaaacaggggtaAGATATTGAGGGAGTGGCTGATCTTCCAAGGGAggagttaattttttattgaatttgaaaGGGCGGTGTTAACTGGTGCAAATAAAACtttccaaataaataaataagaaaaggtTAAGAACTTATCTCTTTCAAAGGTTTAATGGGGGACCTGATATCTACGTTTTACTTGGCATTAGGTTTAAATAATATTCTATGGGAAATggtaggtgttcttctagtattcttctggtgtcctcccaattagtcaataatgataatatcaaattcaacgataattttaaaagtcacattacagttgaaaaaacactaaaaaaacactaGAAAGAGCAGTAAAAcacttagcatttctcatattttatttcTCCAATTACTCCCTTTCCATGTATATAAAGTGGTATgaacatcaatatatatatatatatatatatatatatcaaaggtGGTATGAACAACAACAGCAGTGAAAGATGAATACTAGCAGCGATGGTGACTATATATATCAGGTCTGGGCAtctctcttttactttttctgatttttttttttttaaaaaaaattaagttaattaacttttttagGGTAATAGTGCGGAtatgattaatattttatagTACACTTTATTaagttttcatttaaaaacaaaatgtttattttttataaagaatcAAAATTACTTGTGTTAGAATGTTATGATATGCTATTTTATGTAAGATTATTATGCAAATCGTGCACAGAATATTTATTATGataatattctcaaaatatcatgataattttttttttttttttttgtggaagaatatgtttcttattttcatt from Corylus avellana chromosome ca6, CavTom2PMs-1.0 includes the following:
- the LOC132184857 gene encoding RING-H2 finger protein ATL54-like, whose product is MARKQRKLFPALTATNQTVDCEPYNCEPFPDYYFFPPPPPPPPSLSGAAHSNPIHHISPYLIISFSFLAGFLVLVCYYVVIARSCPSWCSRRRNDGTAVPSQSDGTDQEFLDETQVDHPIWFITTVGLQQSVISSIAVCKYKKNEGLIEGTECSVCLNEFQENETLRLLPKCSHAFHIPCIDTWLRSHTNCPLCRANILTDTVNLDIVRHPLGSIDQNPNNLNGIEETHMANSGNESDLRDYQVRNRETAENRAGTGDEGELAEVDGERTSKEGGGGGDHDFCPGDSEGSSTNRIEDAEKLHFLDNVAKQDGRRSGMHRLMSSHSSIEQSLHIRPLAMKRSFSGGGRVLSLRFNRSQSSIL